From one Candidatus Acididesulfobacter guangdongensis genomic stretch:
- a CDS encoding hydroxymethylpyrimidine/phosphomethylpyrimidine kinase: protein MKKILSVAGYDGSGGAGITSDAKIFSKLNILGLSAISVLTAQNPDNIYKITAVDDDFFDYELKAIFDYFKIDSVKIGLIGSERQSVVLAGYIKKYNVKDVILDPVFVSTSGVRLGDTGAGGSRNKSGFNGGNFDAGYLEHLLNIATVITPNINEAEIISGLEIKNLDCMKDAAAAIKKQYRRIKNIIIKGSHLRGSHSQYGGITIDDADYNNENRCINNAVRSGYCAGDEEITDLLLTESNEFASYKKRRIITDKQIHGTGCAFSAMMAALLTKGINPYDALNKTEIFVEKLINNCKTIPDNSENKKIYITANI, encoded by the coding sequence ATGAAAAAAATTTTATCGGTTGCAGGATACGACGGTTCAGGCGGTGCAGGAATTACGTCTGATGCGAAAATTTTTTCAAAATTGAATATATTGGGGTTGTCGGCAATAAGTGTGCTTACTGCTCAAAATCCGGATAATATATATAAAATTACCGCTGTCGACGACGATTTTTTTGATTATGAACTTAAAGCGATATTCGATTATTTTAAGATTGATTCCGTTAAAATAGGGCTTATCGGAAGCGAACGGCAAAGCGTCGTTTTAGCCGGCTATATCAAAAAGTATAACGTAAAAGATGTTATTTTAGACCCTGTATTTGTATCTACTTCAGGTGTAAGATTAGGGGATACCGGAGCAGGCGGTAGCAGAAATAAGAGCGGCTTTAACGGCGGCAATTTCGATGCAGGTTATTTAGAACATTTATTGAATATTGCAACAGTTATTACGCCTAATATTAACGAGGCAGAAATCATTTCTGGTCTAGAAATCAAAAATCTTGACTGCATGAAAGATGCAGCAGCTGCTATAAAAAAGCAATATCGCCGCATTAAAAATATAATAATAAAAGGTTCGCATTTACGAGGCTCTCACTCTCAGTATGGCGGTATAACGATAGATGATGCCGATTACAATAATGAAAACCGCTGCATTAATAATGCTGTACGAAGCGGTTATTGCGCGGGAGACGAAGAGATAACAGATTTGTTATTAACTGAAAGCAATGAGTTCGCATCATACAAAAAAAGGCGTATTATTACAGACAAGCAGATTCACGGAACAGGATGCGCATTTTCCGCAATGATGGCGGCTCTTTTGACTAAAGGAATCAACCCTTATGATGCTTTAAATAAAACGGAAATATTTGTCGAAAAATTAATAAATAATTGTAAAACCATACCTGATAATTCAGAAAACAAAAAAATTTATATAACGGCAAATATTTGA
- the polX gene encoding DNA polymerase/3'-5' exonuclease PolX → MNKEKIAEIFEKISELLEIKGDNLFKIRAYLNASRVISQFPGNIEDAVLKGEMSKIPGIGKDIASKIEELVKTGRLIYYEELKKSVPEGIFELLKLRGLGPKKTKILYEKLGIKNIADLKTALEDKKLLYLDGFGEKTVSNLTESIKEYNNFKERYLYPEAQLEAGLIISYLLEAAGSLISNIEIAGSLRRKLETVGDIDIVIASKSSAIAEVFLKYDKIAHIESNGDTKISIVLENGMRVDLRIVPPEDYIYALHHFTGSKLHNEELRSREKKHGYKINEYGIYKTEYNKIIVADEKDFYNVFNMQFIPPELREGAGEIEEALKHDIPELINIKDIRGVFHVHTSYTDGKESLEEMVKTALELGFEYIGITDHSVSAPYAHGLSADELNSEIEHIDRLNKQYEGKITILKGIESDILENGDLDYGNETLSKLDFVIASVHSRFNMHKEDMTARIMKAIKNPYTTMLGHLTGRLLLERKEYEVNISAVIDTLSEYKTIVELNANPKRLDIDWRYIKEAISKSVMLSINPDAHNKKGFDVIEYGVNAARKGWTTKNDVLNTYGINEVLNKIKTIREYKLNKSV, encoded by the coding sequence ATAAACAAAGAAAAAATTGCTGAAATATTTGAAAAAATTTCTGAATTGCTTGAAATTAAAGGCGATAATCTTTTTAAGATAAGGGCATATTTAAACGCATCACGTGTTATAAGCCAATTTCCCGGAAATATTGAAGATGCAGTTTTGAAAGGCGAAATGTCAAAAATTCCCGGAATAGGCAAAGATATTGCCTCTAAAATTGAAGAATTAGTTAAAACAGGACGGCTGATTTATTATGAAGAGCTAAAAAAATCTGTGCCTGAAGGTATTTTTGAATTGTTAAAATTAAGAGGACTCGGTCCAAAAAAAACTAAGATTTTATATGAAAAATTAGGAATAAAAAATATTGCGGATTTAAAAACGGCGCTTGAAGATAAAAAATTACTCTATCTCGATGGATTTGGAGAAAAAACCGTAAGCAATTTAACCGAATCTATAAAAGAATATAATAACTTTAAAGAAAGATATTTGTATCCAGAAGCGCAGCTGGAAGCAGGTCTGATTATTTCATATTTATTAGAAGCAGCCGGCAGTTTAATATCAAACATTGAAATAGCCGGTTCATTAAGAAGGAAATTGGAAACAGTAGGCGATATAGATATCGTAATTGCATCAAAATCTTCGGCAATAGCGGAAGTCTTTTTAAAATACGATAAAATAGCGCATATTGAATCTAACGGAGATACAAAAATAAGCATTGTACTGGAAAACGGTATGCGTGTTGATTTAAGGATAGTACCGCCGGAAGATTATATATACGCCCTGCATCATTTTACAGGTTCAAAACTTCACAATGAAGAATTGAGAAGCCGTGAAAAAAAACACGGTTATAAAATAAATGAATATGGAATTTACAAGACGGAATATAATAAAATAATAGTTGCAGATGAAAAAGATTTTTATAATGTTTTTAATATGCAGTTTATTCCGCCTGAACTGAGAGAGGGCGCAGGAGAGATAGAAGAGGCTCTGAAGCACGATATTCCCGAGCTGATAAACATTAAAGATATAAGAGGTGTATTTCACGTACACACATCCTATACCGATGGGAAAGAAAGTTTGGAAGAAATGGTTAAAACTGCTTTAGAACTGGGTTTTGAGTATATAGGCATAACCGACCATTCAGTTTCCGCGCCCTATGCTCACGGGCTCAGTGCCGATGAATTAAATTCTGAAATTGAACATATCGACAGACTGAATAAACAATATGAAGGAAAAATTACAATACTAAAAGGAATTGAATCCGATATTTTAGAAAACGGCGACCTTGATTATGGAAACGAGACGCTTTCTAAGTTAGATTTTGTGATAGCTTCGGTACATTCCAGATTCAATATGCATAAAGAAGATATGACCGCAAGAATAATGAAGGCAATAAAAAATCCTTACACGACTATGCTCGGGCATTTAACGGGAAGGCTGCTTCTGGAAAGAAAAGAATATGAGGTTAATATTTCCGCTGTTATAGATACTCTAAGCGAATACAAAACGATAGTTGAACTCAATGCAAATCCTAAAAGGCTTGATATTGACTGGCGATACATTAAAGAAGCAATTTCTAAATCGGTTATGCTTTCAATTAACCCTGACGCGCATAATAAAAAAGGCTTTGATGTTATAGAATATGGCGTAAACGCAGCCAGAAAGGGGTGGACAACAAAGAATGATGTATTAAATACTTACGGTATAAACGAAGTTTTAAATAAGATTAAAACAATAAGAGAGTATAAATTGAATAAATCTGTTTAA
- a CDS encoding YggT family protein, with the protein MGFSLNLVFFIFNIINIILQAYMWIIIIKALVSWVNPDPYNPIIRFLNDITEPVLRKVRAVIPIGNIGIDLSPIIVIFAIYILQMLLAYLQNDLVSYLISMKI; encoded by the coding sequence ATGGGATTTTCATTGAATCTAGTTTTTTTTATTTTTAATATTATAAACATAATTCTTCAGGCTTATATGTGGATAATAATTATCAAGGCATTAGTTTCTTGGGTTAATCCCGACCCGTATAATCCTATTATAAGATTTCTTAACGATATAACCGAACCTGTCCTCCGAAAGGTAAGGGCGGTAATTCCTATCGGCAATATCGGAATAGATTTATCACCTATAATTGTTATTTTTGCAATTTATATATTGCAAATGCTTCTTGCCTATTTACAGAATGACTTGGTAAGCTATTTAATCAGCATGAAAATTTAA
- a CDS encoding DivIVA domain-containing protein gives MELSPLEIKSQKFSRRLKGYDTTEVDNFLELIAKDLEKLYGEFYNLKEEIVKKNQEIKEFKEKDKMISDAVLMVRSIGDEIKTAAKSEAESIKNNAIMEAKRITDEAYAKYSEIYLSANELLNKRVLILNSMKNLLSTNIDLVNVEESKKLELSLSVKDKKIVDNLADALKTDKNRSKINDDKENENGASSHTSYTETKEKAQENNKINNNLPTSDNMQDRNENITEKKIEDGHNTNDAAEVHIPRTESDKALKNEADSSNKSQADNNSDGVDIDSEELEKLLGDVNKFTF, from the coding sequence ATGGAACTTTCACCATTGGAGATTAAATCTCAGAAATTTTCACGCAGACTTAAAGGCTATGACACTACAGAGGTTGATAATTTTTTAGAATTGATAGCCAAAGACTTGGAAAAACTTTACGGCGAATTTTATAATCTCAAAGAAGAAATTGTAAAAAAAAATCAAGAAATTAAAGAATTTAAAGAAAAAGACAAAATGATAAGCGACGCCGTATTAATGGTAAGGTCTATAGGCGACGAAATTAAAACAGCCGCCAAAAGCGAAGCCGAGTCAATAAAAAATAATGCAATCATGGAAGCCAAAAGAATTACCGATGAGGCGTACGCTAAATATTCTGAAATATACCTCAGCGCAAATGAACTCTTAAATAAAAGAGTTCTGATACTAAATTCTATGAAAAATCTGCTTTCTACAAATATTGATCTGGTTAACGTAGAAGAATCTAAAAAACTTGAATTATCTTTGTCCGTTAAAGATAAAAAAATTGTAGATAATCTTGCAGACGCCTTAAAGACCGATAAGAATCGCTCTAAAATAAACGATGATAAAGAAAACGAAAATGGCGCATCATCCCACACATCCTACACTGAAACAAAAGAAAAAGCGCAGGAAAATAATAAAATAAATAATAATTTACCGACGTCGGATAATATGCAAGATAGGAATGAGAATATAACTGAAAAAAAAATTGAAGACGGGCATAACACTAACGATGCTGCCGAAGTCCATATTCCCCGCACAGAATCTGATAAAGCCCTAAAAAATGAAGCTGACAGCAGTAATAAAAGTCAAGCAGATAATAATAGCGACGGCGTCGATATAGACAGCGAAGAACTGGAAAAATTGTTAGGCGACGTCAATAAGTTCACGTTTTAA